The Vibrio penaeicida sequence GTTCTTCACGAGTTAAATCGACGTGAGAAACATGGTGGTATGGAATGTCGAACTTTTCCGTCAAATTCTGAAGAGTGTCATAGTTACCAACAACCGCAGCAATATCGATATTTAAGCTGCCATCGTAGTTTTTCATCAGAATGTCACCAAGACAGTGCGCTTCTTTAGTAACCAGAATCACTACTTTCTTCCGATCTGACCCGATAAGCCTTCTTTTTGCACCTTCAGGGAGCGCCTGATCCAAATCCAGTAATAGCGTTTCGTCATTAAAGTAACCTTCGAGCTCCGTTCGCATGAAAAAATGACCGCTAGAATTATCAACATATTCATTGTTATGAATAATATTGAGCTGATGCTTATAGCAAATATTAGTGATTTTTGAGATCAGTCCGGGAGCGTCGTTGCAGTGCGTAAGTAGCGTTTTTCGTTCCATTTTTTGGGTTACTTCCTGTAATATTTTTTTTGAATTTCGAATATATACCCAAGTGACCTCAAGATGCTTGGTTCAGCGAGAATTAATTGGCTTTCAGGTCAGGCACCGGCTTGAAGATCTAGAAGCCTAAATCAAGAGTCGGTAACGCAGCATGAAAGCCAATTAAACTCGCCCTTGGGAGCACATATTCTGTACCACTTCATCGTCAAAGAACTTGGAAAGGACCAGTCATTACGCTGCGTTCTTTTCCTTGAATTGGACCAGAATATGCTGCTCTGAATCCTGCATCTTGAGGCCACTTGGGTATACCATTTTGAGACGAGAGTGGGCTTTATAAAAAAGAAATCGCGGTGTGAGCCTCAATATGTTGTCTATAATTAATCTATTATGGCGGTGGTTTCAACAAAATAAGCACGTTCAGGAGTCTGCTGTGAAACTCGTTGAATTTTACTCCTGCATATCAGAGAGGTATTTGCTATGGATAAAGAGCTGTTGGCCCGTCGATTATATGTAGAACGAGTGACAACCCTTGTTGGCGATAATGATATAGATGAAGATCTTCTTAACCAACTCTGGGAAGAAAAAGCAACACCATCTGAAGCGGCACACGCTCTGCTTTCTGATGACACTTTCCAAGGTCCTGCTTGGTTGGAGCGATACTTACAGCGAAAGTGATAAAAGTTTAATAACTCAGTAACGTTACGTCTTGAAGGCGCAAATTTCATTTCGAGTTTGCGTCTTTGTTTTACTTGCTCATCTCCGACGAAAACTTCTCTTTCTGGAGTCGCATCTTGGGGTTGTTTGAGTATAATTCCTTCTTTGTTTTCATTCCTAGGTCAACAGACCTTAAGAGCCTATGATCGATAAAACCTTTTCCGCTAGTGGTGCGTTAGGCAAAGCCATTAAAGGGTTTCAGCCCCGACAAGCCCAGCTGGATATGGCTCGTGCCGTCGAAAAGTCGATCAAAGACCAATCTCAGCTGGTGGTCGAAGCTGGAACGGGTACGGGTAAAACCTTTGCCTATTTGGTGCCTGCACTACTCAGTGGCAAGAAAACCATCATCAGCACTGGTTCAAAAAACCTTCAAGAACAGCTTTTTCATCGTGACTTACCCTTAATGGTCGATGCCCTTGGTTATTATGGCAGTGTCGCACTGCTAAAAGGTCGATCCAATTACCTATGTTTGGATAGATTGAGTCGGCAAATGGTTGAAAGCCACAGCGTAGAAGCGGATTCAACGCTTTTGACCCAATTGGTGAAAGTTCGCAGTTGGTCTTCTGAGACTAAAAGTGGTGACTTGGGAGAATGTGATGATATCGCAGAAGATAGCCCAATTATCCCCGACATTACATCGACGAACGATAATTGCTTAGGCAAAGAGTGCCCAAGTTATCAAGACTGTTTTGTGCTTAAAGCGCGAAAGAAAGCCATGGACTCCGATGTCGTTGTTGTGAACCACCATTTATTTCTCGCCGACCTCGCGATAAAAGAAACGGGTTTTGGTGAGTTAATTCCCGAAGCAGATGTGTTTGTATTTGATGAAGCGCACCAAATCCCAGACATTGCGAGCCAATATTTCGGTTCATCTATTTCCAGCCGTCAAATTCAGGAATTGTCTAAAGACATAGAAATTGGATACCGAACTGAAGCCAAAGACATGCGCCAGTTGCAGAAAGTGGCCGATCGTCTGGTTCAGTCTGCGATGGAAATGAGGCTTGTTTTAGGAGATCCAAGTTTTCGCGGAAATTGGCGAGAGGCGATGAAGTCGCCGTCAATAGAGCGTGAGATCACACGTTTGCTTGATGTGTTGGAACTCGCCATTGAGGTGCTAAAAGTTGCGTTAGGGCGAAGCGAACTGCTGGATGCGGCTTTTGAGCGAGCGAACGCAATCAAAGCACGAATCGATCGGGTATGCGAAGTCGATATTACTGGCTACTCGTATTGGTTTGAATGTACTCCTCGTCACTTTTCATTGCACATTACCCCTTTGTCTGTCGCCGAGAAATTCCGTGAGCAAGTGGAGATGAAGCAGGGGGCGTGGATATTCACTTCAGCCACATTAGCGGTGCAAGATGACTTTAGCCACTTTACCCATCGCTTAGGTTTAGAGCCGCCACAGCAGTTCTCGCTCCCAAGCCCATTCGATTATCAACAACAAGCGCGGCTGTGTGTTCCCCGATATCTTCCGGAACCAAACAGCCCCGGGATGTCTGAAAGTTTAGCGAGAATGCTGGGACCTGTAATAGAGAAGAACGGTGGACGATGCTTTTTTCTTTGTACCTCTCACAGTATGATGCGCGACTTAGCAGAGCGATTTCGTGAGCAGCTCTCGATACCTGTACTGATGCAAGGTGAAACAACCAAGCAAAAATTATTGGCTGAATATTTAGAGCTGGGCAACGCCTTGCTGGTGGCAACGGGAGCTTTTTGGGAAGGGATCGACGTTAGAGGTGACGCATTGAGCTGTGTTATTATTGACAAACTTCCTTTTACTGCACCTGATGATCCCTTGCTCAAAGCACGTATTGAAGATTGTCGATTGAGTGGGGGAGAACCATTCAATCAGGTTCAAATACCCGATGCAGTGATTACCCTTAAACAGGGAGTCGGGCGTCTGATTCGAGATAAAAAAGACCAAGGTGCACTGATCATCTGTGACAACCGACTGGTCACACGTGATTATGGGGCAGTCTTTTTGCAAAGTTTGCCACCAATACCAAGAACACGGGATTTAGATGTCGTTAACCAATTTTTGAGCCAAGAGGCATCTTCTGAATGAAAAGAAGTGTTTTGACTCAGGTTGGATAGGTTTCAACTAAAACCCCAAATAGATAAATGAATAACTGAGGCGTAAATGAGCGCGAAAATCCTAGCTTTAGACACCGCGACAGAAAACTGTTCTGTTGCATTGATTGTGGATGGAAAATTGTACGCACGAAGTGAAGTCGCCCCGCGAGACCACACTAAGAAAGTGCTACCAATGGTCGATGAAGTACTCAAAGAAGCCAATATTACTCTGCAAGATTTGGATGCCTTGGCATTTGGCCGTGGACCGGGAAGCTTCACCGGTGTTCGAATTGGCATCGGTATTGCACAAGGTTTAGCATTTGGTGCGGATTTGCCTATGATTGGTGTATCCACTATGGAAGCCATGGCGCAAGCGTGTTACCGCCTGCATGGTAAAAACCATGTTGCCAGTGCAATTGATGCCCGAATGAGCGAAGTTTACTGGGGGCGCTATGTGCGTCAAGAAAACGGCGAATGGTTGAAGCAAGAACCTGAATGTGTCGTACCTCCAGCGGTATTAGCGGAAAACTTACAGCAGGATGAAAACGTTTGGACTCAAGCTGGAACCGGTTGGGGTGCGTATTCTGAAGGGCTAGAGTCTTTGCCTCTAGATACAGAAGGTAGCGATGTGCTGTACCCAGACGCGCAAGACATGGTGGTATTAGCACAGTTCGAATTTGCAAAAGGCAATACAGTGGCGGTGGAAGATTCCAGCCCAGTATACCTAAGAGACAACGTTACTTGGAAGAAACTACCAGGTAAGGAATAAATGAGAGAGCCTCATAACCAAAAGGTTGTAAGGCTCTGGTCAACGGACCCTAAAAAGGACATCTATGGCTTCCATTAATGGATTACCTCCAGTTGTTGTCCCTAATACCAATAAGACGCAAAAGCAGTCTAAGGTAAAGAAAGAACAGGGAAAACAACCCGTCAGTCAACCGACTAAGGTGGCGAATGCCGTTGCTCAAACCATCAGGCATGTTGATGAGTCGGAGATACACCGCGCCCAGATAGAATATGACTTGCCTGAAGGACGTACTCGCAAGGCGATGGAAGAATACATGGGGGTCATGAATCAAGCGAAAAAGGAGGAACTTGCGCAGCTTCTTGGAGTCGATATTTATATCTGATTTTCCCCAATAATACTCACTTTGGCTTGGTCGTAGGTTCTTATCTTCGAATAGCTAATTGACGTTACTTGGGTGTAACAGTTTGATATAGTTGATATCAGTTCTCATTAACGGAGCATGTTATGTTGGTTCGCCGTTGTCTATTTATTCTTTCCGTATTTCTACTTTCTGCCTGCTCAAGCTTACCCGAGCAACTTACCGCCCAATCTGAAGAGGTTATTACGGATTACCCAATTTTCGCAGCTCATAAAGGCACCGCCGATGTTCGCCTAGGCGGTATGATCGCCACAGTCACCAATCTAGCCGATAAATCTCGTGTTGAAATAGTCAACCTTCCTATCAGTAAAACAGGAAAACCCGATATAAGTACTGACGCAAATGGTCGCTTTGTTGCTTACATTGATGGCTTTGTCGATCCTGTGACTTATGCTGAAGGTCGGTTGGTTACCGTTGTTGGAAAGTCTCAGCCTACAGAGCAAGGTAAGGTCGGGGAGTTTGACTATACATTCCCTGTTATGAATGCGTATGGCATGCATTTGTGGCGCGTTGAAGAATCTGTGATTGTCCACGACTTTGATTCTTATCTTTACCCTTGTTATGGCATCAATTGTCGGTCAAGCCGAATGGGCTCTAGCCGAGCTAAAGTGATTCAAGAAGTGAAATAATGAAATCTCATCAATATGTGTTAGGCAGTCATTCTACGATTGCCTCGCTAGAATTAGGTGAAGCAAAAACGGCCGCTAAGACGGTCGTTTTTGTTCATGGCTGGATGGATAATTCGGAAAGCTTTACCGGAGTGATGAAAGCACTAAACCGGATTGATCCAACGCTGCATTTAGTGGCAATTGATTTGCCTGGTCATGGATTGTCTACAGATAAAGGAGCGGACAATTTTTATCCGTTTCACGACTATATAGACGATCTTCATGGTGTTTTGCAGAATTTCTCAGCAAAAGAAACCATTTTGGTTGGGCATTCTCTTGGTGCATTGATTACAAGTTGCTATAGTGCCGCGTTTCCTGAAAAGGTGACAGCTTTGGTTGAAATTGAGGGGTACGGTCCGCTTTCTGAATCTTCTGAAAATTCAACACAACGGCTTCGTACTGGTGTATTAAGCCGGTATAGATATCGCGAAAAGAAACCGAAAGGTTTATCCGATCCGGAAGATGCTGTCCGCATTCGTTCAATTAATACTCTAGTAGCGCAAGCGCTTATTAGACCGATGACCTACCGTGCTTTAGAGCAAAAAAACGGGCAATGGTATTGGCGACATGATGAAAAGCTTAAATGTGATTCTTTGTACAGAATGAGCGAACAGCAGCGAAACGACATTATCAATAATATTGAATGCCCGCATTTGATCATTTTGGGTGAAAGTGGTTTTGCGTCTTTGAAAGCCCCCTATTTACTAAAGAATAGGGAAAAAGACGAGGAAGGATCGCAACCCTCTGAAAAATGGGTGTCTATCCCCGGAGGGCACCACTGTCATCTAGAGCATCCAGAAAAGGTCAGCGCGCTGATTATGGATTTGGTTAACAAAATTTAAACAAGTGTTTGATTATTTCGTGTCACAACACGAATGACTGTGCTGTAATAACTCGGCTACAACCATCAGCCAGTCGAATTTGAGGAGTTTATTTGTGGATAAAGTTTGGCTAACACGTTACCCAAGTGATGTACCTGAAACCATTGACCCAGACAACTACCCATCGCTAGTGGAAATGTTTGAGCAATCGGTACATAAGTTTGCCGACCAGCCTGCCTTCATGAACATGGGGTCAGTCATGACGTTCCGAAAATTAGAGGAACGCAGTCGCGCATTCGCCGCTTATTTACAAAATGAACTGAAATTGAAGAAAGGCGATCGTGTAGCGATCATGATGCCTAACTTACTGCAATACCCGATAGCCTTATTCGGTATTTTACGAGCGGGCTTAATTGCCGTGAATGTTAACCCGCTATATACCCCGCGTGAACTTGAACATCAGCTAAATGATTCCGGTGCGAAAGCCATTGTGATTGTCTCTAACTTTGCGAATACGTTAGAACAAGTCGTTGATAACACGCCAATCAAACACGTTATTTTAACCAGCCTTGGGCAGATGCTTCCTCGCGCGAAAGGGACATTGGTCGATTTTGTGGTGAAATATGTGAAAGGCATGGTACCGAAGTACG is a genomic window containing:
- the purU gene encoding formyltetrahydrofolate deformylase, encoding MERKTLLTHCNDAPGLISKITNICYKHQLNIIHNNEYVDNSSGHFFMRTELEGYFNDETLLLDLDQALPEGAKRRLIGSDRKKVVILVTKEAHCLGDILMKNYDGSLNIDIAAVVGNYDTLQNLTEKFDIPYHHVSHVDLTREEHEQKMLEVIDSYEADYLILAKYMRVLTPDFVEKYHHKIINIHHSFLPAFIGAKPYQQAFDRGVKIIGATAHFVTNDLDEGPIIKQDVIPVDHNFSASDMAQAGRDVEKNVLSKAINKVVNDHVFVYGNKTVIL
- a CDS encoding ATP-dependent DNA helicase encodes the protein MIDKTFSASGALGKAIKGFQPRQAQLDMARAVEKSIKDQSQLVVEAGTGTGKTFAYLVPALLSGKKTIISTGSKNLQEQLFHRDLPLMVDALGYYGSVALLKGRSNYLCLDRLSRQMVESHSVEADSTLLTQLVKVRSWSSETKSGDLGECDDIAEDSPIIPDITSTNDNCLGKECPSYQDCFVLKARKKAMDSDVVVVNHHLFLADLAIKETGFGELIPEADVFVFDEAHQIPDIASQYFGSSISSRQIQELSKDIEIGYRTEAKDMRQLQKVADRLVQSAMEMRLVLGDPSFRGNWREAMKSPSIEREITRLLDVLELAIEVLKVALGRSELLDAAFERANAIKARIDRVCEVDITGYSYWFECTPRHFSLHITPLSVAEKFREQVEMKQGAWIFTSATLAVQDDFSHFTHRLGLEPPQQFSLPSPFDYQQQARLCVPRYLPEPNSPGMSESLARMLGPVIEKNGGRCFFLCTSHSMMRDLAERFREQLSIPVLMQGETTKQKLLAEYLELGNALLVATGAFWEGIDVRGDALSCVIIDKLPFTAPDDPLLKARIEDCRLSGGEPFNQVQIPDAVITLKQGVGRLIRDKKDQGALIICDNRLVTRDYGAVFLQSLPPIPRTRDLDVVNQFLSQEASSE
- the tsaB gene encoding tRNA (adenosine(37)-N6)-threonylcarbamoyltransferase complex dimerization subunit type 1 TsaB, translated to MSAKILALDTATENCSVALIVDGKLYARSEVAPRDHTKKVLPMVDEVLKEANITLQDLDALAFGRGPGSFTGVRIGIGIAQGLAFGADLPMIGVSTMEAMAQACYRLHGKNHVASAIDARMSEVYWGRYVRQENGEWLKQEPECVVPPAVLAENLQQDENVWTQAGTGWGAYSEGLESLPLDTEGSDVLYPDAQDMVVLAQFEFAKGNTVAVEDSSPVYLRDNVTWKKLPGKE
- a CDS encoding chromosome partitioning protein ParA produces the protein MASINGLPPVVVPNTNKTQKQSKVKKEQGKQPVSQPTKVANAVAQTIRHVDESEIHRAQIEYDLPEGRTRKAMEEYMGVMNQAKKEELAQLLGVDIYI
- a CDS encoding Slp family lipoprotein; amino-acid sequence: MLVRRCLFILSVFLLSACSSLPEQLTAQSEEVITDYPIFAAHKGTADVRLGGMIATVTNLADKSRVEIVNLPISKTGKPDISTDANGRFVAYIDGFVDPVTYAEGRLVTVVGKSQPTEQGKVGEFDYTFPVMNAYGMHLWRVEESVIVHDFDSYLYPCYGINCRSSRMGSSRAKVIQEVK
- a CDS encoding alpha/beta fold hydrolase, whose product is MKSHQYVLGSHSTIASLELGEAKTAAKTVVFVHGWMDNSESFTGVMKALNRIDPTLHLVAIDLPGHGLSTDKGADNFYPFHDYIDDLHGVLQNFSAKETILVGHSLGALITSCYSAAFPEKVTALVEIEGYGPLSESSENSTQRLRTGVLSRYRYREKKPKGLSDPEDAVRIRSINTLVAQALIRPMTYRALEQKNGQWYWRHDEKLKCDSLYRMSEQQRNDIINNIECPHLIILGESGFASLKAPYLLKNREKDEEGSQPSEKWVSIPGGHHCHLEHPEKVSALIMDLVNKI